The Populus trichocarpa isolate Nisqually-1 chromosome 2, P.trichocarpa_v4.1, whole genome shotgun sequence genome has a window encoding:
- the LOC7494068 gene encoding uncharacterized protein LOC7494068 codes for MKRWGSPTVFFFFFLVLLLGAFFHWVDHTIITSIKGHKKSPSIIELPLKRSLDGSMEQSRVSNYPVIFRPNNLSSTACPEYFRWIHEDLRIWKSTGISRAMVERAKDYAHFRLVILKGKIYVEKYKKSFHTRDVFTIWGILQLLRLYPGKVPDLELMFWCDDRPVILKKDYQGTNATSSPSIFQYCGREDALGIVFPDWTFWGWAETNVSPWKTLSKDLKEANKRTKWKDRVPYAYWRGNPNVAASRRQLMWCNVSDKYDWNARLYKQDWRTESEQGYEHSRLEDQCTHRYKIYIEGRGWSVSDKYILACDSMTLFVKPEYYDFFIRSMVPLQHYWPVSARNKCRDIKFAVEWGNNHTDKARAIGKAGSKFIQENLKMEYVYDYMFHLLTNYANLLKFKPRIPEGAVEVYSETMARPHRGLWKKFMAETLVNFPSDTLPCTMPPPYESRTLEAFIESKETVTRQVERWEKENSKKN; via the exons ATGAAGAGATGGGGTTCGCCaactgttttcttcttcttcttcttggtcCTACTGCTTGGAGCTTTCTTTCACTGGGTTGATCAT acTATTATTACAAGTATCAAAGGACATAAGAAATCCCCCAGCATAATTGAGCTCCCGCTCAAACGCTCCCTCGATGGAAGCATGGAGCAATCACGCGTGTCCAATTATCCAGTGATATTCAGGCCTAACAACTTATCATCCACAGCATGCCCGGAGTACTTTCGGTGGATCCACGAGGATCTACGGATCTGGAAGAGCACGGGAATCTCAAGGGCCATGGTGGAAAGAGCTAAAGATTATGCACATTTTAGATTGGTGATTCTCAAGGGAAAGATTTATGTGGAGAAATATAAGAAGTCATTTCATACAAGAGATGTGTTTACAATATGGGGTATCTTGCAACTGCTAAGGTTGTATCCTGGAAAGGTGCCAGACCTGGAACTTATGTTCTGGTGTGATGACAGGCCTGTGATCCTGAAGAAAGATTACCAAGGAACAAATGCCACTTCGTCACCATCCATATTTCAATATTGTGGGCGTGAGGATGCTTTGGGCATTGTCTTTCCTGACTGGACCTTTTGGGGTTG GGCTGAGACCAATGTAAGCCCATGGAAAACCCTGTCCAAGGACTTAAaagaagccaacaaaaggaCCAAGTGGAAGGATAGGGTACCCTATGCTTATTGGAGAGGGAACCCAAACGTGGCTGCATCTAGGAGACAACTCATGTGGTGCAATGTTTCTGACAAATACGACTGGAATGCTCGTCTCTACAAACAG GATTGGCGTACAGAGAGTGAGCAAGGATATGAACATTCAAGATTGGAAGACCAATGCACACACAG GTACAAGATTTATATAGAAGGAAGGGGATGGTCAGTGAGTGACAAGTATATATTAGCATGCGATTCCATGACTTTGTTCGTAAAGCCCGAGTACTACGATTTCTTCATTAGAAGTATGGTACCGTTGCAGCACTACTGGCCCGTTAGCGCCAGAAACAAGTGCAGAGATATCAAGTTTGCTGTCGAATGGGGCAACAACCATACTGATAAG GCACGGGCTATCGGGAAGGCAGGGAGCAAGTTTAttcaagaaaatctaaaaatggAATATGTGTATGATTACATGtttcatttattaacaaatTATGCGAATCTCTTAAAATTCAAACCGAGAATTCCTGAAGGGGCAGTTGAGGTGTATTCAGAGACTATGGCACGCCCTCATAGAGGTTTATGGAAGAAATTCATGGCAGAGACTCTGGTGAACTTTCCTAGCGATACACTCCCATGTACAATGCCGCCTCCTTACGAGTCTCGTACACTTGAAGCTTTTATTGAGAGCAAGGAGACTGTTACAAGGCAAGTAGAGAGGTGGGAGAAAGAAAattcgaaaaaaaattaa
- the LOC7494069 gene encoding FT-interacting protein 7, giving the protein MSNLKLGVEVVGAHDLMAKDGQGSASAFVELHFDQQKFRTTIKDKDLSPVWNENFYFNISDPSSLSNLTLEAHVYHHKREKNSKSSLGKVRLTGTSFVPYSDAIVLHYPLEKQGILSRVKGELGLKVFVTNDPSIRSSNPLPAMESSLFSDSRATQAQAPEQQTPNVAQKVFSDGKSESRHTFHHLPNPSQSQKQQHAPPAATQPSVDYGIREMKSEPQAPRVVRMFPGLSAQPVDYTPKETSPFLGGGQIVGGRVIRGDRPASTYDLVEQMKYLFVRVVKARDLPTMDVTGSLDPYVEVKVGNYKGTTKHFEKKQNPEWNEVFAFARDRMQSSVLEVVVKDKDLIKDDFVGIVRFDLHEVPTRVPPDSPLASEWYRLEDKKGEKSKAELMLAVWYGTQADEAFPDAWHSDAISPDSSSIISTLIRSKVYHSPRLWYVRVNVIEAQDLVASDKSRFPDAYVKVQIGNQVLKTKMVQSRTLSPVWNEDLLFVAAEPFDDHLILSVEDRTGPNKDESIGKVVIPLNTVEKRADDRMIRSRWFGLEKSVSASMDEHQLKKDKFSSRLHLRVVLDGGYHVLDESTHYSSDLRPTAKQLWRPSIGVLELGILNADGLHPMKTREGKGTSDTYCVVKYGQKWVRTRTIINSLSPKYNEQYTWEVYDPATVLIVGVFDNNHLGGSNGNKDTKIGKVRIRLSTLETGRVYTHSYPLLVLHPSGVKKMGEIHLAIRFSYTSFPNMMFQYSRPLLPKMHYVRPLTVMQQDMLRFQAVNLVAARLGRAEPPLRKEVVEYMSDADSHLWSMRRSKANFFRLMSVFSGLLSVGKWFGEVCMWKNPITTVLVQVLFVMLVCFPELILTTVFLYMFLIGVWNYHSRPRYPPHMSTRISYADAVSPDELDEEFDTFPSRVSPEVVRFRYDRLRSVAGRIQTVVGDMATQGERVQALLSWRDPRATTIFLIFCLVVAIVLYATPFQVLALLGGFYFMRHPRFRHRVPSAPVNFFRRLPARTDSML; this is encoded by the coding sequence ATGAGTAATCTCAAGCTGGGAGTGGAGGTTGTCGGTGCCCATGACCTTATGGCAAAAGATGGTCAGGGCTCAGCCAGTGCTTTTGTTGAGCTCCATTTTGACCAACAGAAATTTCGCACTACTATCAAAGACAAAGATCTCAGTCCTGTTTGGAATGAAAACTTCTATTTCAACATCTCTGATCCAAGCAGCCTTTCTAACCTCACTCTTGAGGCCCATGTCTACCaccataaaagagagaaaaactcCAAATCTTCACTCGGAAAAGTTCGTCTCACTGGGACATCATTTGTACCCTACTCGGATGCTATTGTTTTGCACTACCCTCTTGAAAAACAAGGCATTTTATCTCGTGTCAAAGGAGAGCTTGGTTTGAAAGTATTTGTTACGAATGATCCTTCAATAAGATCCTCAAATCCACTTCCTGCTATGGAATCTTCTCTGTTTTCAGACTCTCGTGCTACTCAAGCTCAAGCTCCAGAACAACAGACTCCAAACGTGGCTCAAAAAGTGTTTTCTGATGGAAAATCTGAGTCAAGACACACATTTCATCACCTTCCAAACCCTAGTCAGTCACAGAAACAGCAGCATGCTCCACCAGCAGCAACTCAGCCATCAGTGGATTATGGGATACGTGAGATGAAATCTGAACCTCAGGCTCCAAGAGTTGTTCGCATGTTCCCAGGCTTGTCAGCACAGCCTGTTGATTATACACCTAAAGAGACGAGCCCTTTTCTTGGAGGGGGGCAAATAGTTGGAGGGCGAGTCATACGTGGAGATAGACCTGCCAGCACTTACGATCTTGTTGAACAGATGAAGTACCTTTTTGTGCGAGTTGTGAAGGCTCGTGACCTTCCTACCATGGATGTGACTGGGAGCCTTGATCCATATGTTGAAGTAAAAGTCGGGAATTATAAAGGAACCACAAAACACTTTGAGAAGAAGCAAAACCCTGAGTGGAATGAGGTGTTTGCCTTTGCAAGGGACAGAATGCAGTCTTCTGTCTTGGAAGTTGTGGTCAAGGATAAGGATCTGATCAAGGATGACTTTGTTGGGATTGTAAGGTTTGACCTGCATGAGGTTCCCACTAGGGTTCCACCTGATAGTCCACTGGCTTCAGAATGGTATCGACTTGAAGACAAGAAAGGAGAGAAATCAAAAGCGGAACTGATGCTTGCTGTCTGGTATGGTACACAAGCTGACGAGGCATTCCCTGATGCTTGGCACTCAGATGCAATTTCTCCTGATAGTTCTTCCATTATCTCCACACTCATCCGCTCTAAAGTATATCATTCTCCAAGACTATGGTATGTCCGTGTTAATGTGATTGAGGCGCAAGATCTTGTGGCATCTGATAAGAGTCGTTTCCCAGATGCTTATGTTAAGGTACAGATTGGTAACCAGGTTTTGAAGACAAAGATGGTTCAGAGTCGGACATTGAGCCCAGTGTGGAATGAGGATCTATTGTTTGTTGCTGCTGAACCCTTTGATGATCATCTGATCCTTTCGGTTGAAGACCGCACTGGACCCAACAAAGATGAGAGCATAGGGAAGGTTGTTATACCATTGAACACTGTTGAGAAGCGTGCTGATGATCGCATGATTCGTAGTCGGTGGTTCGGCCTTGAAAAGTCTGTGTCAGCTTCCATGGACGAGCATCAGTTGAAGAAGGATAAGTTTTCTAGTAGACTCCATCTTCGAGTTGTGCTTGATGGAGGGTATCATGTGCTTGATGAGTCAACTCACTATAGTAGTGATCTTCGACCAACAGCAAAGCAGCTGTGGAGACCATCTATAGGTGTTTTGGAGCTAGGGATTTTAAATGCTGATGGGCTCCACCCAATGAAAACAAGAGAGGGGAAGGGTACCTCAGATACATACTGTGTGGTAAAGTATGGTCAGAAATGGGTTCGGACTCGAACCATAATCAACAGCCTCAGTCCAAAATACAATGAGCAGTACACGTGGGAGGTTTATGATCCCGCAACAGTTCTCATTGTGGGGGTGTTCGATAACAATCATCTCGGTGGTTCCAATGGTAATAAAGACACAAAAATCGGCAAGGTTCGGATACGATTATCTACCCTTGAAACTGGTCGTGTTTATACACACTCATATCCGCTTTTGGTTCTTCACCCTTCTGGTGTCAAGAAGATGGGCGAGATACATCTGGCCATAAGATTCTCATACACATCATTTCCGAACATGATGTTTCAATACTCACGACCACTTTTGCCAAAGATGCACTATGTAAGGCCATTGACTGTAATGCAGCAGGACATGCTACGTTTCCAGGCTGTCAATTTAGTAGCAGCTCGTCTTGGTCGGGCTGAACCTCCTCTTAGGAAAGAAGTTGTAGAATACATGTCTGATGCAGACTCGCATCTTTGGAGCATGAGGCGCAGCAAGGCAAACTTCTTTAGGCTGATGTCAGTTTTCTCCGGATTACTTTCCGTAGGAAAATGGTTTGGTGAAGTTTGCATGTGGAAAAATCCCATCACTACAGTGCTAGTACAAGTCCTCTTTGTGATGCTTGTCTGTTTTCCAGAACTGATTTTGACAACTGTGTTTCTATACATGTTTCTAATAGGGGTTTGGAATTATCATTCCCGACCGCGTTACCCTCCTCACATGAGCACGAGAATTTCTTATGCAGATGCAGTGAGCCCTGATGAGCTTGATGAGGAATTTGACACATTTCCATCCAGAGTGAGTCCGGAGGTTGTTCGTTTTAGGTATGATCGACTAAGGAGTGTTGCTGGGAGGATCCAGACTGTTGTGGGTGATATGGCTACCCAAGGAGAGCGGGTTCAAGCGCTACTAAGCTGGAGGGATCCTCGTGCCACaactattttcttgattttctgtCTAGTGGTTGCCATTGTTCTATATGCAACACCGTTTCAGGTGCTTGCTCTTCTTGGGGGGTTTTACTTTATGAGGCATCCTAGGTTTCGTCACAGGGTTCCATCAGCACCAGTTAATTTCTTCCGTCGTTTGCCAGCGAGGACAGATAGTATGTTGTGA
- the LOC7494070 gene encoding AT-hook motif nuclear-localized protein 9 isoform X2, with protein MGANTMGSALLMEHPAAISVGELSTMVSGQPEKRKRGRPRKYGPDGAVSLALSPSLSTHPETSIPSQKRGRGRPPGTGRKQQLASLGEWLSGSAGMGFTPHIITIAVGEDIATKIMSFSQQGPRAICILSANGAVSTVTLHQPSTSGGTVTYEGRFEILCLSGSYLFSKDGGSRNRTGGLSVSLASPDGCVIGGGVGGVLIAASPVQVIAGSFLWGGSKTKNKKVEGAEVARDSDHQTVENPVTPTSVQPSLNLTPTSSMGVWPGSRSVDMRNTHVDIDLMRG; from the exons ATGGGAGCCAATACCATGGGATCTGCATTACTGATGGAACATCCGGCAGCAATTTCTGTGGGTGAACTATCTACAATGGTATCCGGTCAACctgagaaaaggaaaagagggaGGCCACGGAAATACGGACCTGATGGGGCTGTATCATTGGCGTTGTCTCCCTCACTGTCTACTCATCCCGAGACATCAATCCCATCCCAGAAGCGGGGTAGAGGGCGGCCACCAGGGACTGGGAGGAAGCAACAATTAGCTTCTCTTG GCGAATGGCTGTCTGGTTCAGCTGGGATGGGTTTTACTCCGCATATCATCACCATTGCAGTAGGAGAA GACATTGCGACAAAAATAATGTCATTCTCACAGCAGGGTCCAAGAGCTATATGCATCTTGTCAGCAAATGGTGCTGTCTCTACCGTTACTCTGCATCAGCCATCAACTTCTGGAGGCACTGTCACATATGAG GGGCGCTttgaaattttatgtttatctGGCTCTTACCTGTTCTCTAAAGATGGTGGCTCTCGCAATCGAACTGGTGGTTTGAGTGTCTCCCTAGCTAGTCCTGATGGTTGTGTTATTGGTGGAGGAGTTGGTGGAGTTCTTATTGCAGCAAGCCCTGTTCAG GTTATAGCCGGAAGTTTCTTGTGGGGTGGTTCAAAGACTAAAAACAAGAAAGTGGAAGGTGCTGAAGTAGCCAGAGACTCGGACCATCAGACGGTTGAGAATCCAGTAACTCCAACTAGTGTTCAACCAAGTCTAAATCTTACTCCAACCTCTTCTATGGGTGTATGGCCTGGTTCTCGGTCAGTGGATATGCGTAACACCCATGTTGACATTGATCTGATGCGCGGATAA
- the LOC7494070 gene encoding AT-hook motif nuclear-localized protein 9 isoform X1: MDRRDTMTISGSASFFMQGSGTHPSLNVSSGINTLSNINAPFQPNMGANTMGSALLMEHPAAISVGELSTMVSGQPEKRKRGRPRKYGPDGAVSLALSPSLSTHPETSIPSQKRGRGRPPGTGRKQQLASLGEWLSGSAGMGFTPHIITIAVGEDIATKIMSFSQQGPRAICILSANGAVSTVTLHQPSTSGGTVTYEGRFEILCLSGSYLFSKDGGSRNRTGGLSVSLASPDGCVIGGGVGGVLIAASPVQVIAGSFLWGGSKTKNKKVEGAEVARDSDHQTVENPVTPTSVQPSLNLTPTSSMGVWPGSRSVDMRNTHVDIDLMRG, encoded by the exons ATGGATAGAAGGGATACTATGACGATTTCGGGCTCTGCCTCCTTTTTTATGCAGGGTAGTGGTACACATCCTAGTTTAAATGTTTCATCTGGCATCAATACTTTATCCAATATAAATGCACCATTTCAACCAAATATGGGAGCCAATACCATGGGATCTGCATTACTGATGGAACATCCGGCAGCAATTTCTGTGGGTGAACTATCTACAATGGTATCCGGTCAACctgagaaaaggaaaagagggaGGCCACGGAAATACGGACCTGATGGGGCTGTATCATTGGCGTTGTCTCCCTCACTGTCTACTCATCCCGAGACATCAATCCCATCCCAGAAGCGGGGTAGAGGGCGGCCACCAGGGACTGGGAGGAAGCAACAATTAGCTTCTCTTG GCGAATGGCTGTCTGGTTCAGCTGGGATGGGTTTTACTCCGCATATCATCACCATTGCAGTAGGAGAA GACATTGCGACAAAAATAATGTCATTCTCACAGCAGGGTCCAAGAGCTATATGCATCTTGTCAGCAAATGGTGCTGTCTCTACCGTTACTCTGCATCAGCCATCAACTTCTGGAGGCACTGTCACATATGAG GGGCGCTttgaaattttatgtttatctGGCTCTTACCTGTTCTCTAAAGATGGTGGCTCTCGCAATCGAACTGGTGGTTTGAGTGTCTCCCTAGCTAGTCCTGATGGTTGTGTTATTGGTGGAGGAGTTGGTGGAGTTCTTATTGCAGCAAGCCCTGTTCAG GTTATAGCCGGAAGTTTCTTGTGGGGTGGTTCAAAGACTAAAAACAAGAAAGTGGAAGGTGCTGAAGTAGCCAGAGACTCGGACCATCAGACGGTTGAGAATCCAGTAACTCCAACTAGTGTTCAACCAAGTCTAAATCTTACTCCAACCTCTTCTATGGGTGTATGGCCTGGTTCTCGGTCAGTGGATATGCGTAACACCCATGTTGACATTGATCTGATGCGCGGATAA